The Cystobacter fuscus DSM 2262 genome includes a window with the following:
- a CDS encoding DUF4159 domain-containing protein, which produces MPVRPLSRRHLLFGSAALVPLLAGRASAFGEKSRFIPAVARHGGHWDARLSGLRRISWEVQRRTSVEVLPDARPFALSSPEIFEYPFLYLGADGGFPPFSTAEVENLRRYLTFGGFLLADANDGSDGEGFDASFRREIARVLPRSPLTPVPSTHVVFKSFFLLDSAPGRVLNKPQLEAAMVGKRAAVMYSQNDLAGAWSRGELGDYEFDVTPGGEPQRELAVRLGINLCMYALCLDYKDDAVHLPLILNKRR; this is translated from the coding sequence ATGCCCGTGCGCCCCCTTAGCCGTCGCCACCTGCTGTTCGGGAGCGCGGCGCTCGTCCCGCTGCTGGCCGGACGTGCGTCCGCCTTCGGAGAAAAGAGCCGTTTCATCCCCGCGGTGGCCCGGCACGGAGGCCACTGGGATGCCCGCCTGTCTGGTCTGCGGCGCATTTCCTGGGAGGTGCAACGGCGTACCTCCGTGGAGGTGCTGCCCGATGCCCGCCCCTTCGCCCTCTCCAGCCCGGAGATCTTCGAGTACCCCTTCCTCTACCTGGGAGCGGACGGGGGCTTTCCGCCCTTCAGCACCGCGGAGGTGGAGAACCTGCGGCGCTACCTCACCTTTGGCGGCTTCCTGCTCGCGGACGCCAATGACGGCAGCGACGGGGAGGGCTTCGACGCGAGCTTCCGCCGGGAGATCGCCCGGGTGCTGCCCCGCAGCCCGCTCACCCCCGTGCCCTCCACCCACGTCGTCTTCAAGAGCTTCTTCCTGCTGGATTCCGCTCCGGGCCGGGTGCTCAACAAGCCCCAGCTCGAGGCGGCCATGGTGGGCAAGCGCGCGGCGGTGATGTACTCGCAGAACGATCTGGCGGGGGCGTGGAGCCGCGGCGAGCTGGGCGACTACGAGTTCGACGTCACGCCCGGGGGCGAGCCCCAGCGCGAGCTGGCGGTGCGCCTGGGCATCAATCTCTGCATGTACGCGCTCTGCCTGGACTACAAGGACGACGCCGTCCACCTGCCGCTCATCCTCAACAAGCGCCGCTGA
- a CDS encoding glutamine amidotransferase, protein MDSTPFNAWKLVSLSPLPVWVLVLLGVGVALGVGLAAWGVRREPARARRWALWGLRLGAGVAALFFLLEPGIRNLQVARMKNRLAVLVDRSASMNFPVEPGGVTRSAQAAAFLEGAASGLAALQDRYTVELYGFDPELAPVTAETLTKEPARAGTSDLLSALRSAGAGAQGAKKLGGVLLLSDGADNVELANGVVGRARAALADLNVPVSTFVVGQEALKDLAVERVKVDDFAFVRNSLTVEVEVHGRGFSGQDVPVVLKQEGKVVASKSVRFDSSDDVKPIGFTFTPDQTGRFVYTVSVPVYPDEAVGDNNTRSFVLKVIRDRVRVLLVVGKPSWDERFLRGLLRQDANVDMVSFYILRTMSDDPGVVSQERELSLIPFPMEEIFDTKLDTFDVVIFQNFGYSDSSLSIAQYERNLERYVHNGGALVMIGGDSVLGEGRANMPTLYEALPLEGAGPANVDSFKARLTPEGMRHPVTAMASGGTSTESAWAELPAIPGANLTRAKPGATVLMDHPFLTTDGKNAPLVAVWDYGRGRAMVLATDASWYWAFTAHKEGSPSRTYDRFWGNALRWLVRDPDLTTLNVTADPPSVEPGRPVGVVVASRTSDYQPAQDAQVRVELVSVDTQKPVAVQTGQTGADGVVRLEFPPPAPGPYKLVATAKKGETDLGRGEDAVAVRAVGPELSDASVRPELMEQIAKYTGGKSYRLPMSGLPDDVPLLDPPVVEVGRAKDKPLWDRWYYLVALVGLMGAEWFLRRRFGYV, encoded by the coding sequence ATGGACTCCACTCCCTTCAATGCCTGGAAGCTCGTCAGCCTCTCGCCGCTGCCCGTGTGGGTGCTGGTGCTGCTGGGGGTGGGCGTGGCGCTCGGCGTGGGACTGGCGGCGTGGGGCGTGCGGCGCGAGCCCGCGCGGGCGCGGCGCTGGGCGCTCTGGGGCCTGCGTCTGGGCGCGGGCGTCGCGGCGCTCTTCTTCCTGCTCGAGCCCGGCATTCGCAACCTCCAGGTGGCGCGGATGAAGAACCGGCTGGCGGTGCTGGTGGACCGCTCGGCCTCCATGAACTTCCCGGTGGAGCCCGGGGGCGTGACGCGCTCGGCCCAGGCGGCCGCCTTCCTGGAGGGGGCCGCGTCGGGACTGGCGGCGCTCCAGGACCGCTACACGGTGGAACTGTACGGCTTCGACCCGGAACTGGCGCCCGTCACCGCCGAGACGCTCACCAAGGAGCCGGCGCGCGCGGGCACGTCCGACCTGCTGTCGGCCCTGCGCTCGGCGGGCGCGGGGGCGCAGGGGGCCAAGAAGCTCGGCGGCGTGCTGCTCTTGAGCGATGGCGCGGACAACGTGGAGTTGGCCAATGGCGTGGTGGGCCGGGCGCGCGCGGCGCTCGCGGACCTGAACGTGCCGGTGTCCACCTTCGTGGTGGGCCAGGAGGCGCTCAAGGACCTGGCCGTCGAGCGGGTGAAGGTGGATGACTTCGCCTTCGTGCGCAACTCGCTCACCGTGGAGGTGGAGGTGCACGGCCGGGGCTTCTCCGGCCAGGACGTGCCGGTGGTGCTCAAGCAGGAAGGCAAGGTGGTGGCGAGCAAGTCCGTGCGCTTCGACTCCTCGGACGACGTGAAGCCCATTGGCTTCACCTTCACACCGGACCAGACGGGCCGCTTCGTCTACACCGTGAGCGTGCCGGTGTACCCGGACGAGGCGGTGGGCGACAACAACACGCGCTCCTTCGTGCTCAAGGTCATCCGCGACCGGGTGCGCGTGCTGCTGGTGGTGGGCAAGCCCTCGTGGGACGAGCGCTTCCTGCGCGGCCTGCTGCGCCAGGACGCCAACGTGGACATGGTGTCCTTCTACATCCTGCGCACCATGTCCGATGATCCGGGCGTGGTGAGCCAGGAGCGCGAGCTGTCGCTCATCCCCTTCCCCATGGAGGAGATCTTCGACACGAAGCTGGACACCTTCGACGTCGTCATCTTCCAGAACTTCGGCTACTCGGACTCGTCGCTGTCCATCGCCCAGTACGAGCGCAACCTCGAGCGCTACGTGCACAACGGCGGCGCGCTGGTGATGATCGGCGGCGACAGCGTGCTGGGCGAGGGCCGGGCGAACATGCCCACGCTCTACGAGGCGCTGCCGCTGGAGGGCGCGGGCCCGGCCAACGTCGATTCCTTCAAGGCGCGGTTGACGCCCGAGGGGATGCGCCACCCGGTGACGGCGATGGCCTCGGGGGGCACGAGCACGGAGTCGGCGTGGGCGGAGCTGCCCGCCATTCCGGGCGCCAACCTGACGCGCGCCAAGCCGGGGGCGACGGTGCTCATGGACCATCCCTTCCTCACGACGGACGGGAAGAACGCGCCGCTGGTGGCCGTGTGGGACTACGGCCGGGGCCGGGCGATGGTGCTGGCCACGGACGCGAGCTGGTACTGGGCCTTCACCGCGCACAAGGAGGGCTCGCCCAGCCGCACCTATGATCGCTTCTGGGGCAACGCGCTGCGTTGGCTGGTGCGCGACCCGGACCTGACCACGCTCAACGTGACGGCGGATCCTCCCTCGGTGGAGCCGGGCCGGCCCGTGGGCGTGGTGGTGGCGTCGCGCACGTCGGACTACCAGCCGGCACAGGATGCCCAGGTGCGGGTGGAACTGGTGTCGGTGGACACGCAGAAGCCGGTGGCGGTGCAGACGGGCCAGACGGGGGCGGATGGCGTGGTGCGGCTGGAGTTCCCTCCGCCCGCCCCCGGGCCGTACAAGCTGGTGGCCACGGCGAAGAAGGGCGAGACGGACCTGGGCCGGGGCGAGGACGCGGTGGCGGTGCGCGCGGTGGGCCCGGAGTTGTCGGACGCCTCGGTGCGGCCGGAGCTGATGGAGCAGATCGCCAAGTACACCGGGGGCAAGTCATACCGGCTGCCCATGAGTGGCCTGCCGGACGATGTGCCGCTGTTGGATCCGCCGGTGGTGGAGGTGGGCCGGGCGAAGGACAAGCCGCTGTGGGATCGCTGGTACTACCTCGTGGCGCTCGTGGGGTTGATGGGGGCCGAGTGGTTCCTGCGCCGCCGCTTCGGCTATGTCTAG